Proteins found in one Sphaeramia orbicularis chromosome 8, fSphaOr1.1, whole genome shotgun sequence genomic segment:
- the tspan4b gene encoding tetraspanin-9, with protein sequence MSVSRRCLCCVKYLMFIFNLIFWLGGCGLFGVGVWLSFTQAEFSSLPLSFPSLSAANLLLVAGGITMVTGFLGCLGALKEQRCLLFMFFVILLLLVLTEVALALVLHIFHDKLDSKAQDELKEGMKIYNSEPGLKKSWDNVQKCMFKCCGVTNKTDWYEVLNGTLPSSCCSVGADPCVDGWSEPCYQKARQWLLDNIPSVLVLECVSVLCRSSPWCSPC encoded by the exons ATGTCAGTGTCTCGgaggtgtttgtgttgtgttaaaTATTTGATGTTCATCTTTAACCTCATCTTCTGG CTGGGAGGATGTGGCCTGTTCGGCGTCGGGGTTTGGTTGTCCTTCACTCAGGCGGAGTTTTCCTCTCTTCCCCTGTCCTTCCCATCACTCTCAGCAGCCAATCTGCTGCTGGTGGCTGGtggaatcaccatggtaacaggcTTCCTGGGTTGTCTCGGAGCCCTTAAAGAGCAGCGCTGCTTGTTGTTTATG TTCTTTGTGATCCTTCTGCTCCTGGTTCTGACCGAGGTGGCTCTAGCCTTAGTTTTGCACATCTTCCATGACAAG CTGGATTCAAAAGCACAAGATGAATTAAAGGAAGGTATGAAGATCTACAATTCTGAACCTGGGCTCAAAAAATCTTGGGACAATGTCCAAAAATG TATG TTCAAATGCTGCGGAGTGACTAATAAAACCGACTGGTATGAGGTGCTGAATGGAACGCTACCATCATCCTGCTGCTCTGTTGGGGCAGATCCATGTGTGGACGGATGGAGTGAG CCATGTTACCAGAAAGCCCGACAGTGGCTGCTCGATAACATCCCCTCAGTTCTGGTTTTGGAGTGTGTATCGGTGTTGTGCAG ATCCTCGCCCTGGTGTTCTCCATGCTGA